A single Thunnus thynnus chromosome 6, fThuThy2.1, whole genome shotgun sequence DNA region contains:
- the pink1 gene encoding serine/threonine-protein kinase PINK1, mitochondrial, translating to MSVKHAISRGLELGRSVFQLGLLKSGGRLAAKLRADRFRVGPSVRTAQPQAFLPSRYRYYRTSLKGLAAQLQSAGFRRRFGGGSPRNRAVFLAFGLGVGLIEQQLEDDRKSAATCQEIQAVFSKKRFQTPLKPFTSGYKLEDYVIGNQIGKGSNAAVYEAAAQFAPMKENNSKCCLMQLREDEEEGETARSLTCCSLRNFPLAVKMMWNFGAGSSSEDILKSMSQELVPAGPLALKQEKEQITLDGHFGVLPKRVSAHPNVIRVYRAFTADVPLLPGAQEEYPDVLPARLNPAGLGNNRTLFLVMKNYPFTLRQYLETSTPGRRQSSLMVLQLLEGVDHLCRQGVAHRDLKSDNVLLEFDSGGCPHLVITDFGCCLAQSDSTLQLPFNSMWVNRGGNASLMAPEVSTAVPGCGVVIDYSKADAWAVGAMSYEIFGQHNPFYRAVGLESRNYQEKQLPALPSTVPADVQLVIQLLLRRNPSKRPSARVAANMLHLSLWGRRALANQDSAGMRKLADWLLCQSAEVLLKGCSGPSGNTVEAELQRSFLSNLDLEDLRTAVGFLLYGREQRQACILSA from the exons ATGTCTGTGAAACACGCTATTAGCCGGGGGCTCGAGTTGGGCCGGTCGGTCTTTCAGCTGGGTCTCCTTAAATCGGGTGGCCGACTCGCAGCAAAGCTCCGAGCTGACCGTTTCCGTGTAGGCCCGTCGGTCCGCACCGCTCAGCCTCAGGCTTTCCTGCCGTCTCGGTACCGGTATTACCGCACCTCTCTGAAGGGCCTGGCAGCCCAGCTTCAGTCCGCCGGCTTCAGGAGGAGGTTTGGCGGTGGGTCCCCGCGAAACAGGGCCGTGTTTTTGGCTTTCGGTCTCGGTGTGGGGCTCATCGAACAACAGCTTGAAGATGACCGAAAGAGCGCGGCGACATGCCAGGAGATCCAG GCTGTGTTTAGCAAGAAAAGATTCCAGACCCCACTTAAGCCGTTTACCTCTGGATACAAGCTGGAAGATTACGTTATTGGGAACCAGATTGGGAAAGGCTCGAATGCAGCTGTGTATGAGGCTGCAGCTCAGTTTGCCCCTATGAAGGAAAACAACAGCAAGTGCTGCCTGATGCAGCtgagagaagatgaagaggaaggagagactGCTCGATCTCTGACATGCTGCTCACTAAGAAACTTCCCCTTGGCTGTCAAGATGATGTGGAACTTCGGG GCGGGATCGTCGAGCGAGGATATATTAAAATCAATGTCACAGGAGCTGGTGCCTGCTGGCCCCCTGGCTTTGAAGCaggaaaaagaacaaataacTCTGGATGG ACATTTTGGAGTCCTGCCCAAAAGAGTGTCAGCACACCCGAATGTGATCAGAGTGTACCGGGCTTTCACAGCAGATGTCCCTTTGCTACCAGGTGCCCAGGAAGAGTATCCGGACGTGCTGCCAGCCAGGCTGAACCCTGCGGGTCTGGGCAATAACCGCACTCTTTTCCTGGTCATGAAGAA CTATCCCTTCACACTGCGACAGTACCTGGAAACGTCCACACCTGGCCGCAGGCAGAGCTCTCTGATGGTGCTGCAGCTCCTCGAGGGGGTCGACCATCTGTGCAGACAGGGTGTTGCTCACAGGGATCTCAAATCAGACAACGTGCTGTTGGAGTTTGACTCAG GTGGTTGCCCTCATCTGGTGATTACTGACTTTGGCTGCTGCCTGGCCCAGAGTGACTCTACTCTACAGCTGCCCTTCAACAGCATGTGGGTCAACAGAGGAGGAAATGCCTCCCTTATGGCCCCTGAG GTGTCCACTGCGGTTCCAGGATGTGGTGTGGTGATTGACTACAGCAAGGCAGATGCCTGGGCTGTGGGCGCCATGTCCTATGAGATATTCGGCCAGCATAACCCGTTCTATCGAGCAGTGGGACTGGAGAGCAGGAATTACCAGGAGAAGCAGCTTCCTGCTCTGCCGTCTACTGTTCCTGCTGATGTGCAGTTAGTGATCCAGTTACTCCTCAGGAGGAATCCAAGCAAG CGCCCCAGTGCTCGTGTGGCAGCTAACATGCTACATCTCAGCCTCTGGGGACGGAGGGCACTGGCCAATCAGGACAGCGCTGGCATGAGGAAGCTGGCTGATTGGTTGCTGTGCCAGTCTGCTGAAGTTCTCCTGAAGGGCTGTAGTGGACCTAGTGGGAACACAGTGGAGGCGGAGCTTCAGAGGAGCTTCCTGTCTAATCTGGACCTGGAGGACCTGCGCACCGCTGTAGGCTTCCTCCTGTATGGGCGAGAGCAGCGTCAGGCCTGCATACTGTCTGCATAG